CGAGAAGAAGATCGACCAGAACTGGACCATGAAGTTCTACGCGCAGAACCTGACCAACAAGCTGTACTATGACTCGTTCTATCGCAGTGCCGTGCCGTTCGTGGCGGTCGCGCCGGGGCGGGCGTTCTACGTCGTGACAACAGCGAAGTTCTGATCATGTTGACCTGCCTGGCCTTCTCAGCAAGCATGATGTGGCGGATTTCCGCCGCATCATGGACGCCAGCGCATGGGAGGACGGCCGTTCGACTGCGGGAGCGCAGTCGGCCATGGTCAAGCGTAACGAGCAGTTGCCGCCGGACAGCGAGGTCGCGCGCAAGCTCGGTAACCGCATCATCTCCGCGCTGACGTCGAACCCGCGCTTCGTCGCGGCGGCGATCCCGCTCCAGATCTTCCCGCCGCTGTTCAACCGCTATGCGGCGAGCAGCGGCCACCATTTCGGCCTGCATGTCGACAATGCGATCCGGGGCGACCGTCTGACCGGCCTTCGCATCCGCACGGACCTGTCGGTCACGCTGTTCCTCGCCGAGCCGGACGAGTACGACGGTGGCGAACTTGTGATCGAGGACAGCTACGGTTCGCACGAAGTCAAGTTGCCGGCCGGCGACTGCGTGCTCTATCCCTCGACCAGCCTGCATCTCGTCACGCCGGTGACGCGGGGAACGCGGGTTGCGTCTTTCTTCTGGCTTCAGAGCATGATACGGGACGATCAAGCTCGCAGCATGATCTTTGACCTCGACACCGCGATTCAGGCGCTGGTGGAACGGCTCGGGCGTGACGATCCCGAAACGGTCAAATTGACGGGTATCTATCACAACCTCATTCGTTACTGGGCCGAACTATGAAGAGCATGACCTTCCAAGCAAGCCTTGCCGCCGCCGCGATGCTGGCGGCCGCCTGGCTCGTTTCTCCTCTTTCCGCCCAGACGCAAACCCCGCCCGCACCGGCACCGGCCGGTACGGCGCCGGCAGCCACCGCACCCAATGTCCCGGCGCCTTCTTCGACGGCAACCGCGCCCGCTGCTCCAACGGCGTCCCCCGCGGCTGCGGCTTCGACGACCGCCAAGCCCGATGCAGCGGCTGCCGTCCAAGCAATGAAGGAACTGTCGCCCTGGGTGATGTTCATGTCGGCGGACGTCATCGTGAAGGCGGTGATGATCGGGCTCGCCTTTGCCTCGCTGATGACCTGGACCGTGTTCATCGCCAAGTCGATCGAGCTGTCGGTCGCCTCCACCAAGCTTCGTTCGGCACTGAAGAAGACCGCGGAGGCGCGCTCGCTCGCGGAAGCCCAGATGGCGCTCGGAGCCAAGGAGGGGATTCTGCCGTCGTTCCTCGCGGCGGCGCTGCGTGAGGCACGGATGTCGGCCGGCCTATCCAGCGACGCCGGCATCAAGGAGCGCGCGGCCTCGAGCTTCCAGGAGATCGTACGTGCGGAACAGCGGCGCATCCGCATCGGCATGGGCGTGCTCGCGACCATCGGCTCCACGTCGCCCTTCGTCGGCCTGTTCGGCACGGTCTGGGGCATCATGAACAGCTTCATCGGCATCTCGAAATCGCAGACGACGAACCTCGCCGTGGTTGCGCCCGGCATCGCCGAGGCGCTGCTCGCCACCGCGATCGGCCTCGTCGCCGCCATCCCTGCCGTCATCATCTACAATCATTTCGCACGCGTGACGAAAGGCTATCTCGAGCTCGTCAGCCGCGCCTCGGGCGCAGCGGGTCGGCTGCTCTCGCGCGATCTCGACCGCAGCCACGGCAGCGTGCATTCACGCGCAGCGGAGTGAGCCATGGGCGTTTCACTCGCAGACAACGACGGCGAAGACGACGATTTCTCGGAAACGCATGACATCAACGTCACGCCGTTCATCGACGTCATCCTGGTGCTGCTGATCATCTTCATGGTCGCAGCTCCGCTCTCGACCGTCGACTTGCCGATCGATCTGCCCACGTCGAGCGCGACGCCGCAGAAGAAGCCGGACAAGCCGACCTATCTCAGCATCAAGCCGGATCTGACGCTTGCGATCGGAGAGAACCCGGTCCATCGGCCCGAGCTGATCGGCACCCTCGATGGCATGTCCGACATGAGCAAGGACAAGTACGTCTTCCTGCGCGCCGACAAGTCGGTGCCGTATGGGGAGTTGATGGGGGTCATGGAGCTCCTCCGTTCAGGCGGCTATACGCGGGTGAAGCTGGTGGCGCTGGAAGGCGCCCCGGGGGCACCGGCGGCCGGCGCTGGTCAGCCTTGAGCAGACGCGCGATGCCGAACGAAGCTGGACCATCCCGGAAGCTTTGGATCTTCGCAGCGGTGGCTGCGCTGGCGCTTCATCTCGGTGGCGCCGCGCTCGCGCTGGCGCATCTGCAGGCCGACGACGACGGCGATGGCCTTGGCGCGGCCGGCGCCGAGTTCGCCGTCGAGATGGCTTCGCCGAAGGCGCCGGAGACCGACCTTCCGCCGGGGCCCGACAGCGAAGCGATGCAGGAGCAGCAGGCGCTCCCCGAGCAAAAGGCCGAGACCAAGGAAACCGAGCTGCCGAAGGATCAGTCGCAAGAGGTCGAGGATCCCGATCGCGTCGTCACCGAGACCATATCGAAGAAGCCGCAGGACGAGGATCCGAAGATCGCGGCGGTCGAGACTCCCGCCGCCGAGGCATCGCCGCAATCGGTTGCGACGGCACGGCAGACGCTCGATGAAGACGCGCGGGAGGCCGAGAAGGCGTTGGCGCCGGTGCTTGGCCTCGGCAAGGACATCCTCAAGATCACGGCCGACTGGAATCGCAAGATCAGTGCGCATCTGACGGCCCACAAGATCAATCCGGAGGGCAAGCAGCCCAACAACCAGAAGGTCAAGGTGAGCTTCGCGATCAACCGCAGAGGCAACGTGCTGTCGGTCGACGTCGTGGAGTCGTCCGGAGACGCCGCTTACGATGCGGCCGCGGTCTCGATCGTCCGTAAGTCCGATCCCATTCCCCAGCCGCCCGCCGGGCTGACCGACGACCGCTTCGAGCGCACCGTCGACATCATCTTCACGCCGCCGGACGCCAAGAAAAAGAAGAACACGGCTCAGCGCCAGTAGAGGCGGATGCCGACATAAACCACGACCAGGCAGGTGAAGATCAGCGCCACCGGCAGCGGCCGTTTCTGGGTTCCCGCCGCCGTGCCCGTCCCGAAAAAGCTGGTGGTCTTCGGCTTCGGTGGCGGGCGGCGGAAGGCGGTAACATTGTCTTGCGCGGTTTCGGGCGGGCGGGGGCGGACGTCAGGCGGTGTTCCCGCGCCACCCATCTCGGCATAATAGGCTTTGTAGATGGCGCCGATGGTGGCCTCGGTGGCCTCGCCCTCGCTCATCTGCGCCAAGAGGTTCTTGTAGCTCGCGAGGAACTCCTGGGCCTCCGGAGGCAGAGCGGACGACCCATTGAGCTTGGCCATCATCTTCCAGGTGGCAAAATCCGCGCGGGCGCGCGTGTCGGCGCGTCGCGCGATCAGCATATCGGCAGCTTTGACCAAGTCGGCCTCGGGCCCTTCGGCTTGTGTTCGGGTGTCGCCGTCAACTACGTATTGCCGGTCAGGAAGAGAACAGCCTGAATCACATAACCGGTCAACGTCCGCAGTATTGCTGAAATAACATCAAGATTTAGACCGAACTGCGAGCCCGCCAGCGGCAGCAGGATCAACAGGCCGATTAGGATCAGCATCCCAAACGGCTCGAGCCGGGCCAGGGGCATGGCGAGCGGCCGCGGCAACAATCCAACCGCGACCCGGCCGCCGTCGAGCGGCGGGATCGGCATCATGTTGAAGACGGCCAGCACCGCGTTGATGATGAGCG
This genomic stretch from Bradyrhizobium daqingense harbors:
- a CDS encoding energy transducer TonB family protein, giving the protein MPNEAGPSRKLWIFAAVAALALHLGGAALALAHLQADDDGDGLGAAGAEFAVEMASPKAPETDLPPGPDSEAMQEQQALPEQKAETKETELPKDQSQEVEDPDRVVTETISKKPQDEDPKIAAVETPAAEASPQSVATARQTLDEDAREAEKALAPVLGLGKDILKITADWNRKISAHLTAHKINPEGKQPNNQKVKVSFAINRRGNVLSVDVVESSGDAAYDAAAVSIVRKSDPIPQPPAGLTDDRFERTVDIIFTPPDAKKKKNTAQRQ
- the exbD gene encoding TonB system transport protein ExbD, giving the protein MGVSLADNDGEDDDFSETHDINVTPFIDVILVLLIIFMVAAPLSTVDLPIDLPTSSATPQKKPDKPTYLSIKPDLTLAIGENPVHRPELIGTLDGMSDMSKDKYVFLRADKSVPYGELMGVMELLRSGGYTRVKLVALEGAPGAPAAGAGQP
- a CDS encoding Fe2+-dependent dioxygenase; protein product: MDASAWEDGRSTAGAQSAMVKRNEQLPPDSEVARKLGNRIISALTSNPRFVAAAIPLQIFPPLFNRYAASSGHHFGLHVDNAIRGDRLTGLRIRTDLSVTLFLAEPDEYDGGELVIEDSYGSHEVKLPAGDCVLYPSTSLHLVTPVTRGTRVASFFWLQSMIRDDQARSMIFDLDTAIQALVERLGRDDPETVKLTGIYHNLIRYWAEL
- the exbB gene encoding tonB-system energizer ExbB, which gives rise to MKSMTFQASLAAAAMLAAAWLVSPLSAQTQTPPAPAPAGTAPAATAPNVPAPSSTATAPAAPTASPAAAASTTAKPDAAAAVQAMKELSPWVMFMSADVIVKAVMIGLAFASLMTWTVFIAKSIELSVASTKLRSALKKTAEARSLAEAQMALGAKEGILPSFLAAALREARMSAGLSSDAGIKERAASSFQEIVRAEQRRIRIGMGVLATIGSTSPFVGLFGTVWGIMNSFIGISKSQTTNLAVVAPGIAEALLATAIGLVAAIPAVIIYNHFARVTKGYLELVSRASGAAGRLLSRDLDRSHGSVHSRAAE